In Melanotaenia boesemani isolate fMelBoe1 chromosome 7, fMelBoe1.pri, whole genome shotgun sequence, a single window of DNA contains:
- the LOC121643289 gene encoding regulator of G-protein signaling 14-like isoform X7 — MAKNNSALGIPVGQMSQAVSDGELNMSARGCGGSSSSLPGTPGGDIGHANSVLSWAVSFEKLLEDPCGVSYFTAFLKSEVSAENILFWQACEKFRKIPTTSLDELKAAARSIYNTYLSDSAPYSVNIDDTAKTEEKDLDQPTPDMFGRAQAQIFKLMKMDSYRRFVRSPLYQQCTLTSVEGKLLPQISTEPVQMGSWEDMVNKSPLSNKKKSESNSLPGGKSASEKQRQKRGSWGDASNIQGSGPRKESHMSVKSNSSVELGSLYRQMENGRPTPRSVEQGGGSGSRIGVEGGYCCVYLPDGSASLAPTRNGQPIKDMLASLCEKRGFPLKDVIIYLHGKDKQPLSLDQDCSVLRDQQVSLELRVTFALENAFTGKTVGIMVKSSKTLQDALSTVMQKHQLKPHEALITMAESDEPVNLSTSVYKLANKTLRLDKTKGKEQTFIPRGTAATQAGSLSAGVETRSSLQTDRAKTQPRPSKNREMDGFLEMLTRAQCCRVDDQRGLLTKEQLEIPSFLQLPSDQQQGTDDASTTSCSTTDSRVESEDNGLTSSSAKATEKVPNSKDCRETTV; from the exons ATGGCGAAGAACAACAGCGCTTTAGGGATTCCTGTTGGCCAGATG AGCCAGGCAGTGTCAGATGGAG AGCTGAACATGTCTGCGCGGGGCTGCGGAGGCAGCAGCTCCAGCCTTCCAGGGACTCCGGGTGGAGACATCGGCCACGCCAACAGTGTGCTGAGCTGGGCCGTCTCATTTGAGAAGCTGCTAGAGGACCCCTGTGGGGTCAGTTATTTTACG GCTTTCTTGAAGTCAGAAGTGagtgcagaaaacattttattctggCAGGCATGTGAAAAGTTCAGGAAGATCCCGACCACCTCCTTGGATGAG CTGAAAGCAGCAGCTCGCTCCATCTACAACACATATTTGTCTGACAGCGCCCCCTACTCGGTCAACATCGACGACACTGCCAAGACAGAGGAGAAAGACCTGGACCAGCCCACACCTGACATGTTTGGCAGAGCCCAGGCACAG ATATTCAAGCTGATGAAGATGGACAGCTACAGGCGCTTTGTGCGCTCCCCTCTCTACCAGCAGTGCACCTTGACAAGTGTAGAAGGTAAACTTCTACCTCAGATCTCTACAGAGCCTGTTCAGATGGGGTCCTGGGAGGATATGGTCAACAAAAGCCCCTTAAGTAACAAAAAG aagtctgaATCAAACAGCTTGCCAGGTGGCAAGAGTGCCTCAGAGAAGCAGCGACAGAAAAGAGGATCCTGGGGAG ATGCATCCAACATTCAAGGCTCAGGTCCCCGGAAAGAGTCTCACATGTCGGTCAAATCTAACAGCAGTGTGGAGCTTGGCTCCCTCTACAGGCAAATGGAG AATGGCCGGCCGACTCCTCGCTCTGTTGAGCAGGGTGGTGGAAGTGGGAGTCGTATAGGTGTGGAGGGGGGCTATTGCTGCGTCTACCTACCGGATGGCAGCGCTTCGTTGGCCCCCACACGCAATGGGCAACCAATAAAAGACATGCTGGCTAGCTTGTGTGAGAAGAGAGGCTTTCCACTTAAAGATGTCATCATTTACCTTCATGGCAAGGACAAG CAGCCTTTATCTCTGGACCAGGACTGCTCTGTGCTGAGAGATCAGCAGGTCTCTCTTGAGCTCAGGGTGACGTTCGC GCTGGAGAATGCTTTCACTGGTAAGACGGTGGGAATTATGGTGAAATCCAGCAAGACGTTGCAGGATGCCCTCTCTACAGTGATGCAGAAGCACCAGCTCAAGCCCCATGAGGCCCTGATCACCATG gCTGAGAGTGATGAGCCTGTGAACCTGAGCACCTCTGTGTACAAGCTGGCCAATAAGACACTACGGCTTGACAAAACCAAAG GTAAAGAGCAGACCTTCATTCCCAGAGGCACTGCTGCTACACAG GCCGGATCATTGAGCGCAGGTGTGGAGACTCGATCGTCGCTGCAGACAGACCGAGCCAAGACTCAGCCCAGACCCAGTAAGAACCGCGAAATGGACG GGTTTCTGGAGATGTTGACAAGGGCTCAGTGCTGCAGGGTTGACGACCAGCGAGGCCTTCTAACCAAAGAGCAGCTGGAGATCCCCTCGTTCCTGCAGCTTCCCTCAGATCAGCAACAGGGCACAGACGATGCCAGTACAACCAGCTGTTCCACTACTGACTCCAGAGTAGAATCAGAAGACAACGGATTGACTTCTAGTTCAGCCAAAGCAACTGAGAAAGTTCCTAACTCCAAAGACTGTAGGGAAACAACAGTTTAA